In one Thermococcus sp. 2319x1 genomic region, the following are encoded:
- a CDS encoding energy-coupling factor ABC transporter ATP-binding protein codes for MIEVRDLWHIYEGKKEALRGVSLTFGNEIVALVGPNGSGKTTLAKHLNGLLKPTKGEVVVDGMNTRKHSVAELARVVGYVFQNPEHMFFEENVFREVAFGPKNLGLSEEEVKERVKWALREVNLEGYEDRSPYSLSGGEKQRLAIACILAMKPKYLILDEPTTGLDEKNAESIKKIIRKLYREGHGIVLITHEMDLVLELAERVVLLYQGKKVFDGGVKEFFELDLRKYDLDRPRLLTISEEIGLGFFRSVEEFVKALEMRT; via the coding sequence TAGGGGAGTTAGTCTAACTTTCGGAAACGAGATTGTAGCCTTAGTTGGCCCCAACGGTTCTGGGAAAACAACCCTCGCAAAGCATTTGAATGGACTTTTGAAGCCAACAAAAGGTGAAGTTGTAGTGGATGGTATGAACACTAGAAAACACAGTGTTGCCGAGCTTGCGAGAGTTGTTGGTTACGTTTTTCAGAATCCAGAGCACATGTTTTTTGAGGAGAACGTCTTTAGGGAAGTTGCCTTTGGTCCTAAAAATCTTGGTCTCTCGGAGGAAGAGGTTAAGGAGAGGGTCAAATGGGCGTTAAGGGAGGTTAACCTCGAGGGTTATGAGGATCGCTCACCTTATTCTCTCAGCGGTGGGGAAAAGCAGCGCTTGGCAATAGCATGCATTTTGGCCATGAAGCCCAAATATCTAATCCTCGACGAACCCACAACGGGACTCGATGAAAAAAATGCCGAAAGCATAAAAAAGATAATCAGAAAACTTTACAGAGAAGGCCATGGGATAGTTTTAATAACCCATGAGATGGACCTGGTTCTTGAGCTGGCAGAGAGGGTTGTACTTCTATACCAAGGAAAAAAGGTTTTTGATGGGGGCGTTAAAGAGTTTTTTGAGCTTGACCTAAGAAAATACGACTTAGACAGGCCAAGGCTTCTCACAATAAGTGAGGAGATAGGTTTGGGATTCTTCAGGAGTGTTGAGGAGTTCGTAAAAGCCTTGGAGATGAGAACATGA
- a CDS encoding energy-coupling factor transporter transmembrane protein EcfT — translation MMYKLYLERDSFLHRLDPRVKIIGSLFGIIALILFNSPILLTLLFLLIVLTLVILGRITIGEIFNVLKPLIPISMIAMLVWPFILKPWYFGLFIGFGYGIRLLSVALLTLGLIMTTPQRDLILGFIKMGMPYEIGLTLTIALRYIPTLYMLAQTIMDAQKSRGLELERGNFIQRAKNTVPILIPLIVASIKTAHELSIALESRAFGASKRRTFLHNIKMEVKDYIALGITFALFFLAVYARYFLGIGYIRLF, via the coding sequence ATGATGTACAAGCTATACCTTGAGAGGGACTCCTTCCTTCACCGTCTCGATCCGAGGGTGAAGATAATTGGCTCTCTTTTTGGCATAATAGCTTTGATCCTCTTTAACTCTCCCATACTTCTAACCCTTCTTTTCCTCCTGATAGTCCTTACCCTTGTCATCCTGGGCAGGATAACCATTGGAGAAATCTTTAACGTTCTCAAACCATTAATCCCGATTTCTATGATTGCAATGCTTGTATGGCCGTTTATTCTAAAGCCGTGGTATTTTGGGCTCTTTATAGGTTTTGGCTATGGAATAAGGCTTCTTTCGGTTGCCCTGCTTACCTTGGGCCTGATAATGACAACGCCCCAAAGGGATCTCATCCTTGGCTTCATTAAAATGGGAATGCCCTATGAAATTGGCCTTACCTTGACTATAGCCCTTAGATACATCCCAACTCTCTACATGCTGGCTCAGACTATAATGGATGCTCAAAAGTCAAGGGGACTTGAGCTTGAAAGGGGCAACTTCATTCAGAGGGCTAAAAATACGGTTCCCATTTTAATCCCTCTGATAGTCGCATCAATAAAAACCGCCCACGAGCTCAGCATAGCTTTAGAAAGCAGGGCATTTGGAGCAAGCAAAAGGAGGACTTTTCTCCACAACATCAAAATGGAGGTAAAGGACTACATAGCGCTCGGAATAACTTTCGCCCTGTTCTTCCTCGCGGTTTATGCGAGATATTTCCTCGGAATTGGGTACATCAGGCTATTCTAA
- a CDS encoding signal peptidase I — translation MKKFLEYFLILTVSVFVVGSIVGALLDRPVFMSYVSSDSMTPTLNRGDLFFINPISRSADVGDILVFNLRGSWTVHRVVAIVEEGYITKGDNNVATDQQEGKASPVSKDKIAGKVITVGDSPLKIPQLGTYIQKGISGRNKMLFAALMIILGALVFTGESKHRRKRAKFIKVKFKTLYILTSAFLLIMLSASIFVSWQVFPIDYAVTSAGGQREGWVLPGSTFEREITIKNGNFYPMIYYLEPQTGGISSLSKTQLELGPQEEETVKVTINAPEETSLFTDKVRVNAYIPLLPESLIGFLYRANPVLPVFAILFETSVFLGVLYLISGIGNEDVLKIRNRRSSLLRQIKMGVFGR, via the coding sequence ATGAAGAAGTTCCTTGAATATTTCCTGATTCTCACGGTTTCCGTGTTTGTTGTCGGGTCTATCGTTGGAGCTCTTCTTGATAGACCCGTATTTATGTCTTATGTTTCCTCCGATAGCATGACCCCTACTTTGAATAGGGGGGATTTGTTTTTCATAAATCCCATTTCAAGGAGTGCCGATGTGGGAGATATACTTGTTTTCAACTTAAGGGGCAGCTGGACTGTGCATAGAGTTGTGGCGATTGTTGAAGAAGGCTACATTACCAAAGGTGACAACAACGTTGCAACCGACCAGCAGGAAGGGAAAGCAAGTCCAGTTTCAAAAGATAAAATAGCGGGAAAAGTTATCACTGTCGGTGACTCACCGTTAAAAATCCCTCAATTGGGCACATACATCCAAAAGGGAATCTCTGGAAGAAACAAAATGCTTTTCGCTGCTTTGATGATAATCCTCGGCGCCCTTGTGTTTACCGGAGAGTCAAAACACAGAAGAAAAAGGGCAAAGTTCATTAAGGTTAAGTTCAAAACGCTTTACATCTTAACTTCGGCCTTTCTCCTAATAATGCTCTCGGCATCGATTTTCGTTTCATGGCAGGTGTTTCCAATAGATTATGCGGTAACATCCGCAGGAGGGCAGAGGGAAGGCTGGGTTTTGCCGGGTTCCACATTTGAGAGAGAAATCACCATCAAAAACGGGAACTTTTACCCAATGATCTACTACCTCGAGCCCCAGACTGGAGGAATCTCAAGCCTATCAAAAACTCAGCTTGAATTAGGGCCTCAAGAGGAAGAGACGGTTAAGGTTACAATAAACGCACCCGAAGAGACTTCTTTATTCACGGATAAGGTCAGGGTAAACGCCTACATCCCACTGTTACCCGAATCGCTTATAGGCTTTCTATATAGAGCAAATCCAGTGTTGCCTGTTTTTGCAATACTCTTTGAGACTTCAGTTTTTCTTGGAGTTCTTTACTTAATCTCGGGCATTGGAAATGAAGACGTGCTGAAAATCAGAAATAGGAGATCGAGCTTATTAAGGCAAATCAAAATGGGGGTGTTTGGAAGATGA
- a CDS encoding DUF5305 family protein has product MKKMVSRREVLAVSLVLFLFFGFYSIKLMGVSSVVTTQRTLGKYTQEGELIHVALLKNNTLYGERLSREEYPIPLVESFVVTYSYRFTPMTSIRGTYNAQGIVQYTVNRGSEEVVLWEEKLFEKSGELEDGKFFVQYELNLTKLENRTNEIMEQLGLKRVNRKITFVTRVNVEGNVYGRDITESFEHSSSLVKDSSAGLYYFTNEKESMQKTVVEKGAKKTVVTIAGLPFYADTAKKVAPILALLFLTPLLGGVYTIRAQRPKNEFKDLSPYITEGAPIHVEKRVILATKEDLKKAFDLLDKPILHYKDGKEDVYTIIDGNIAYEYRKIENN; this is encoded by the coding sequence ATGAAAAAAATGGTAAGCAGAAGAGAAGTCCTTGCAGTGTCGCTTGTTCTCTTCCTGTTTTTTGGGTTTTATTCAATAAAGCTGATGGGAGTTAGCTCTGTCGTAACTACCCAGCGAACCCTTGGTAAATACACCCAAGAAGGAGAGCTCATTCATGTGGCTCTTCTGAAAAACAACACGCTTTATGGAGAAAGGCTCAGTAGGGAAGAATACCCCATTCCCCTAGTAGAGAGCTTTGTAGTGACATATAGCTATCGCTTTACCCCAATGACTTCAATAAGGGGAACTTACAACGCTCAGGGAATAGTTCAATATACAGTGAACAGAGGTAGCGAGGAAGTAGTTCTGTGGGAAGAAAAGCTCTTCGAAAAGTCTGGAGAGCTGGAGGACGGTAAATTTTTTGTGCAGTACGAACTTAATCTAACCAAACTCGAAAACAGGACAAATGAGATAATGGAGCAGCTCGGCTTGAAGAGGGTAAACCGAAAGATAACGTTTGTTACCAGGGTTAATGTAGAAGGAAATGTTTATGGAAGGGATATAACTGAAAGCTTTGAGCACAGTTCATCTTTAGTTAAGGACTCAAGCGCTGGCCTTTACTACTTCACCAACGAGAAAGAAAGCATGCAGAAGACGGTGGTAGAAAAAGGAGCGAAGAAAACTGTAGTAACGATTGCCGGCCTGCCTTTCTACGCAGATACCGCAAAGAAAGTGGCTCCTATATTGGCATTGCTGTTCTTAACCCCTCTATTGGGCGGAGTTTACACGATAAGGGCCCAAAGGCCCAAGAACGAATTTAAGGACTTGTCCCCCTACATAACGGAGGGAGCCCCAATTCATGTGGAGAAAAGGGTAATTCTCGCCACAAAGGAAGACCTAAAGAAGGCCTTTGACCTCTTGGACAAGCCAATCCTTCATTACAAGGATGGCAAAGAGGACGTTTATACGATAATTGACGGCAATATAGCGTACGAATATAGAAAAATAGAAAACAACTGA